A section of the Leptospira kobayashii genome encodes:
- a CDS encoding S1C family serine protease — protein sequence MERKYPIPPVVYINFGLVFVLLVAIFFPEIRSSVSKIFATPKPISSGKQSQAIQLQSSFRNVYRVAQAFVVSIRTKKTEMIFHPYAFGETKDERISSLGSGFIIDERGFVVTNYHVIKNAEIIEIIMPDGRIFPARYVGSHERADIALLKIPSNDRFTPAFLGNSDEIEVGDWAIAVGSPYGLEKTFTVGVVSAKSREDLDETGQTHIQTDTAINPGSSGGPLLNIYGEVVGINRMIRSASGSSSGIGFAIPINYAKKVLRQIEQNVGQNIRPATLGVMATTPLPDHRKSLGIPKDTIGVLVYDIEPTSSAERAGLRRYDFIKGANGMMVHNINDLREQVGLVGLGGVLRLKILRDTQELELSVPLVETSYRKGP from the coding sequence ATGGAAAGAAAATATCCCATTCCGCCTGTCGTCTACATTAACTTTGGGTTGGTATTCGTCTTACTCGTAGCGATTTTCTTTCCGGAGATCCGTTCTTCCGTTTCCAAAATTTTCGCAACTCCAAAACCGATTTCTTCCGGAAAACAAAGTCAGGCCATTCAACTTCAGTCGAGTTTTCGAAATGTGTACAGAGTGGCACAAGCTTTTGTAGTCTCCATTCGCACCAAAAAAACAGAAATGATTTTTCATCCTTACGCTTTCGGAGAAACGAAAGATGAAAGGATCTCCTCTTTGGGAAGCGGCTTTATCATTGATGAGAGGGGATTTGTAGTGACCAACTACCACGTGATCAAAAACGCCGAGATCATTGAAATCATTATGCCCGACGGTCGTATCTTTCCGGCACGTTATGTGGGAAGCCATGAAAGGGCCGATATTGCACTTTTAAAAATACCGAGTAATGACCGTTTTACGCCAGCTTTTTTAGGCAATTCGGATGAGATAGAAGTAGGGGACTGGGCGATTGCGGTAGGATCTCCATACGGGTTGGAAAAAACTTTTACAGTCGGAGTGGTCTCTGCCAAATCCAGAGAGGATCTGGACGAAACGGGACAAACCCACATCCAAACCGACACCGCAATCAACCCCGGATCGAGCGGAGGCCCCCTTTTGAATATTTACGGGGAAGTGGTGGGGATCAATCGGATGATTCGTTCCGCTTCCGGTTCCAGTTCCGGAATCGGATTTGCGATTCCAATCAATTATGCTAAAAAAGTCCTTCGCCAGATTGAGCAGAATGTGGGGCAAAATATCCGTCCTGCAACTCTCGGGGTGATGGCGACCACTCCTCTTCCCGACCACCGCAAATCCCTGGGGATTCCCAAGGATACAATCGGAGTGCTTGTCTACGATATTGAGCCTACCTCGAGCGCCGAAAGAGCCGGGCTTCGCCGTTACGACTTTATCAAAGGCGCAAACGGAATGATGGTGCATAATATAAACGATTTGCGCGAACAGGTGGGCCTTGTGGGACTGGGGGGAGTCTTACGGTTGAAGATATTGAGGGATACCCAAGAGTTGGAATTATCCGTGCCTCTTGTGGAGACTTCCTATCGCAAAGGCCCGTGA
- a CDS encoding aminopeptidase — protein MPTYLPQSPVQFLCLTKKKIHSGVVFFILFTQIQCIPYLFHLGKEQSKIILGREKIESVLESPHLEPKIKEKLKLIQEARKFAISKLSLNEKGGFEYFTMLDRDEIGWNVSASSPLAFESYTWWFPIAGTVPYKGFFDKNYAEELNEELKKEGYDTRVRVIGGYSTLGWFSDPVLSPQLTWKDHRLVGLVFHEMAHATAYLAGDSDLNESYASFVEGKGVEAYYTEKEGKDSSHIKEFFREKNTRASSLKILKNYALKLDSLYKKEIPKEEKLIGKKKIIEEFKMEIVRLKFIPEEKIIEFQKREWNNEDFLGVLRYHSGEDSFEALFEKAKGDFKTFHKLVHELFQLSSEDRKKFLQS, from the coding sequence ATGCCAACTTACCTCCCACAATCTCCAGTTCAATTTCTTTGTCTAACGAAAAAGAAAATCCATTCGGGAGTCGTTTTTTTTATTCTATTTACCCAAATCCAATGCATTCCCTACTTATTTCATCTCGGCAAAGAACAATCCAAAATCATTTTGGGCAGAGAAAAGATCGAATCCGTATTGGAATCTCCCCACCTGGAACCGAAAATCAAGGAAAAATTAAAACTGATCCAAGAGGCCCGAAAATTCGCAATCTCCAAACTGTCGTTAAATGAAAAGGGCGGATTCGAATACTTCACAATGCTTGATCGTGATGAAATCGGCTGGAATGTAAGTGCATCTTCTCCACTTGCATTCGAATCCTATACATGGTGGTTTCCCATCGCAGGCACTGTTCCTTATAAAGGATTCTTTGATAAAAACTACGCGGAAGAATTGAACGAAGAATTGAAAAAAGAAGGTTATGATACAAGAGTTCGTGTCATAGGAGGTTACTCCACTTTGGGATGGTTTTCCGATCCGGTATTGTCACCCCAACTAACATGGAAAGATCATCGGCTGGTTGGTTTGGTATTTCATGAAATGGCACATGCGACAGCCTACTTGGCCGGAGATAGCGACTTGAACGAATCTTACGCCAGTTTTGTGGAGGGAAAAGGAGTAGAGGCTTATTATACCGAAAAAGAAGGAAAAGACAGTTCGCATATCAAGGAATTTTTCCGGGAAAAAAATACGAGGGCTTCCTCTTTAAAAATCCTGAAAAATTATGCACTGAAATTGGATTCTCTTTATAAAAAGGAAATTCCTAAGGAAGAAAAACTCATAGGAAAAAAAAAGATCATAGAAGAATTCAAAATGGAAATCGTCAGATTGAAATTCATACCGGAAGAAAAAATCATCGAGTTTCAAAAACGGGAATGGAATAACGAGGATTTTTTAGGTGTTTTGCGATATCATTCCGGAGAAGATTCGTTTGAAGCCTTATTTGAAAAAGCAAAAGGAGATTTCAAAACATTCCACAAACTGGTGCATGAATTATTCCAACTTTCCTCGGAAGATAGGAAGAAGTTTTTACAATCCTAA
- the murI gene encoding glutamate racemase, whose protein sequence is MASDSRYRIGLFDSGLGGLSVLSSLWRELGNVDFVYYADLQNSPYGPLSKEKVLELSENAFQYLITKDCQAVLFACNTATSAAADFLRETHKIPIFGMEPAIKPASLSHPDKPVAIFATELTLKEEKFKNLVATLPKQNDYIAVPCEGLAKLIDEGSFDRAWNFLNEKIQSVINKTDVFVLGCTHYVFLKERILGHYPNVSVYDGNSGTAIHIKNVLGLNSKGRNHLEIFLNTSDEKCIQTTDLIVNKFAENSKIALIDLKGSERHV, encoded by the coding sequence ATGGCTTCGGATTCCAGATATCGGATCGGATTATTTGATTCGGGCCTAGGTGGACTTTCTGTTTTAAGTTCGCTTTGGAGGGAATTGGGAAATGTCGACTTTGTTTATTATGCCGATTTGCAGAATAGTCCTTATGGTCCTTTGTCCAAAGAAAAGGTTCTTGAGTTATCTGAGAATGCATTTCAGTATTTGATCACTAAAGATTGTCAGGCGGTGCTGTTTGCTTGTAATACTGCAACTTCGGCCGCCGCAGACTTTCTTCGGGAGACTCATAAGATTCCTATCTTTGGAATGGAGCCTGCAATCAAACCGGCTTCTCTTTCCCATCCTGACAAACCGGTCGCTATTTTTGCAACCGAGCTGACATTGAAAGAGGAAAAATTCAAAAATCTTGTGGCTACTTTACCCAAACAGAACGATTACATTGCTGTTCCTTGCGAAGGTCTTGCCAAGTTGATTGATGAAGGTTCGTTTGATAGAGCATGGAATTTTCTGAATGAAAAAATCCAATCCGTTATAAACAAAACCGATGTTTTCGTTTTGGGATGCACTCATTATGTTTTTTTAAAAGAACGTATTTTAGGACATTATCCGAATGTATCCGTATATGACGGAAATTCGGGGACTGCCATTCATATCAAAAATGTTCTGGGGTTGAATTCGAAAGGACGGAATCATCTGGAGATTTTTCTGAATACTTCGGATGAAAAATGCATCCAAACAACCGATCTGATCGTAAACAAATTCGCTGAAAATTCTAAAATTGCACTCATTGATTTAAAAGGAAGTGAAAGACATGTCTGA
- a CDS encoding pyridoxal phosphate-dependent aminotransferase, with the protein MRRNIVHSGADALIYEIRQIVGIAKNIQDLGVPITWENIGDPIQKGEAIVPWMKEIVQGLVQENKSWAYTATQGDEGTRKFLANKVNERGGAQITHDDILFFNGLGDAVAKIFGFMRREARILGPSPAYSTLSSAEAAHSGYEHLTYKLNPDNEWIPDLEDIENKVKYNDSIAGILLINPDNPTGAVYPKEMIHEIVKICEKYDIILICDETYAHVNYSEGGSIHLSEVIGDKVCGFSLRSISKEFPWPGARCGWLEIFNRKNDPVFDRYIKSLLDAKMLEVCSTTLPQLSIPRVYSHPEFIPHLKRRNEKFKKRAEKATRAFDGIAGVKVVQPKGAFYLTVLFEEGALKENMFLPITNVKVKEYVEPLLSKAALDRRFVLHLLASVGICVVPLSSFCCSLNGFRVTLLEEDDSKFDWIYKTLAESISQYLRS; encoded by the coding sequence ATGAGAAGAAATATAGTCCATTCCGGAGCAGATGCACTCATTTATGAGATCAGACAAATTGTAGGCATCGCAAAAAATATACAAGACTTAGGCGTCCCGATCACTTGGGAAAATATTGGCGATCCGATCCAAAAGGGTGAAGCCATTGTACCTTGGATGAAAGAAATCGTTCAAGGTCTCGTTCAGGAAAACAAATCTTGGGCCTATACAGCCACACAAGGGGACGAAGGGACAAGAAAGTTCCTCGCGAACAAAGTGAACGAAAGAGGTGGGGCGCAGATCACCCACGATGATATTTTATTTTTTAACGGACTGGGCGATGCAGTAGCAAAGATCTTCGGATTTATGCGAAGGGAAGCGCGAATTCTCGGACCATCTCCTGCGTATTCCACTTTATCTTCCGCCGAAGCTGCTCATTCCGGATACGAACACCTAACATACAAATTGAATCCTGATAACGAATGGATACCCGATCTGGAAGACATTGAAAACAAAGTGAAATACAATGATTCCATTGCAGGGATACTTCTGATCAATCCTGACAATCCTACGGGTGCGGTTTATCCGAAGGAAATGATTCATGAGATCGTAAAGATCTGTGAAAAATACGATATCATTCTAATTTGCGACGAAACGTACGCGCATGTGAATTATTCCGAAGGCGGCTCCATTCATCTTTCCGAAGTGATCGGGGATAAGGTTTGCGGGTTTTCTCTTCGTTCCATTTCCAAGGAATTTCCTTGGCCGGGAGCGCGATGCGGTTGGCTTGAAATTTTCAACCGAAAGAACGATCCCGTTTTTGACAGATACATTAAATCTTTGTTAGATGCAAAAATGTTGGAAGTTTGTTCCACGACTCTTCCTCAGTTGTCCATCCCCAGAGTCTATTCTCATCCAGAGTTTATTCCTCATTTGAAACGAAGGAATGAAAAGTTTAAAAAGCGGGCGGAAAAAGCGACCAGGGCCTTTGATGGAATAGCAGGCGTGAAAGTAGTACAACCTAAGGGAGCATTTTACCTAACGGTTCTTTTTGAAGAAGGCGCTTTAAAAGAAAATATGTTCTTGCCGATAACGAATGTTAAGGTAAAGGAATATGTCGAGCCTCTTCTTTCCAAGGCAGCTTTGGATCGCAGGTTTGTATTGCATCTGCTCGCATCGGTTGGAATTTGCGTAGTGCCTTTGAGTTCTTTCTGCTGTTCTTTGAACGGTTTCAGAGTCACCTTACTGGAAGAAGACGATTCTAAATTCGATTGGATTTATAAGACACTCGCCGAATCAATTAGCCAATACCTAAGGTCTTGA
- a CDS encoding YqjF family protein, with product MIWIFPLYIKASSIYYQEWNDTLFLHYKVPLEVVRKLVPKGLDIDMYEGDVWVSLVAFTMDKVHPEFLFSWERLSRFHEVNFRTYVIRDNKPGVYFLSIEANNRISCYLATMLSGLRYQYQKITRTVSNPEGEDEIFSYFFPETKSLNVEYRLVSKSRNDDKKSKLDVFLTERYCLYNEEGNHLFRFEIYHEPWQLTPVRLRSLEANYSVGGMSLAQVSPDLVHYSPGVKVSVWGKEKL from the coding sequence TTGATCTGGATTTTTCCGCTTTACATTAAAGCAAGTTCCATTTACTATCAGGAGTGGAACGATACTTTGTTTTTACATTATAAAGTTCCATTGGAAGTGGTCCGAAAACTTGTGCCTAAAGGTTTGGATATTGATATGTATGAAGGTGATGTTTGGGTTTCTTTGGTTGCATTTACAATGGATAAAGTACACCCTGAGTTTCTTTTTTCTTGGGAAAGACTCTCCCGTTTTCATGAAGTGAACTTCCGCACTTATGTCATTCGGGATAACAAACCGGGAGTCTATTTTCTCAGCATTGAGGCCAACAACCGTATATCTTGTTATTTGGCGACCATGTTGTCCGGACTCCGTTATCAGTATCAGAAGATAACCAGGACAGTATCAAATCCTGAAGGCGAGGATGAAATTTTTTCCTATTTTTTCCCCGAGACGAAATCGCTTAATGTGGAATATCGACTTGTTTCCAAAAGCCGGAATGATGACAAAAAATCCAAGTTGGATGTTTTTCTTACTGAAAGATACTGTTTGTACAATGAAGAAGGGAATCATCTTTTTCGGTTTGAGATTTATCACGAACCTTGGCAATTAACACCGGTTCGCCTTCGCTCTTTGGAAGCAAATTACTCCGTCGGCGGCATGAGTCTGGCTCAAGTTTCTCCCGATCTTGTTCATTATTCTCCCGGAGTAAAAGTAAGCGTATGGGGAAAGGAAAAACTTTAG